A genomic segment from Alkalilimnicola ehrlichii MLHE-1 encodes:
- a CDS encoding VIT1/CCC1 transporter family protein: MNPKRHDLEHSHDPADIRERLAGDKHRSYLPDAILGGIDGCITTLALVASVAGAGLPGMVAFVLGLASLIADALSMAVSNYQAVKSTDEARHRLREQEHHHVAVDPEGEREEIRAIFEAKGFDGDALEHIVETITRDQRLWVETMLMEEHGLALHGPSALVSGLTTFAAFVGIGFVPLAPFLVPFLAGDEYFLISAVVTALALFGIGYAKGVILDMSRWRAGLETLLLGGSAALAAFLVGRLLEPLLLQAL, translated from the coding sequence ATGAACCCGAAACGGCACGACCTGGAACACAGCCACGACCCGGCAGACATCCGCGAGCGGCTGGCCGGCGACAAGCACCGCAGCTACCTGCCCGACGCCATCCTCGGCGGCATCGACGGCTGCATCACCACCCTGGCGCTGGTGGCCAGCGTGGCCGGCGCCGGCCTGCCCGGCATGGTCGCCTTTGTGCTCGGCTTGGCCAGCCTGATTGCCGACGCCCTGAGCATGGCAGTGAGCAACTATCAGGCCGTGAAGAGCACCGACGAGGCGCGACACCGGCTGCGCGAACAGGAGCACCACCACGTGGCGGTGGACCCGGAGGGGGAGCGGGAGGAGATCCGCGCCATCTTCGAGGCCAAGGGCTTTGACGGCGACGCCCTGGAGCACATCGTCGAGACCATCACCCGGGACCAGCGGCTGTGGGTGGAGACCATGCTGATGGAAGAGCACGGCCTGGCCTTGCACGGCCCCTCGGCCCTGGTCTCCGGCCTGACCACCTTCGCCGCCTTCGTCGGCATCGGCTTCGTGCCCCTGGCCCCCTTCCTGGTGCCCTTCCTAGCCGGCGACGAATACTTTTTGATCAGCGCCGTTGTGACGGCTCTGGCGCTCTTCGGCATCGGTTACGCCAAGGGGGTCATCCTGGATATGTCCCGCTGGCGCGCGGGGCTGGAGACCCTGCTGTTGGGCGGCAGTGCCGCGCTGGCCGCCTTCCTGGTGGGGAGGTTGCTGGAACCGTTGCTGCTCCAAGCCCTCTGA
- the guaB gene encoding IMP dehydrogenase has translation MRIAQEALTFDDVLLLPAHSAVLPRDVDLSTQLTRGIRLRAPIVSAAMDTVTEARLAIALAEQGGIGIVHKNMTVAQQANEVRRVKKFESGVIKEPITVSPRTTIREVLELTRANGISGVPVVDGEDLVGIVTSRDLRFETRLDEPVSVAMTPRERLVTVTEGADREEILSKLHGNRIEKVLVVDDAFHLRGMVTVKDIQKAKDYPNASKDEHGRLRVGAAVGTGGDTEERLAALVEAGVDVVVVDTAHGHSQGVLNRVRWIKQHYPDLQVIGGNIATAQAALDLKEAGVDAVKVGIGPGSICTTRVVAGVGVPQITAISNVAEALAGTDIPLIADGGVRFSGDMAKALAAGAYCVMVGSLLAGTEEAPGEVELYQGRSYKSYRGMGSLGAMSQSQGSADRYFQDPTANVDKLVPEGIEGRVPYKGSMVTIVHQLLGGIRASMGYVGCASIEEMRTRPEFVRITNAGMRESHVHDVSITKEAPNYRVG, from the coding sequence ATGCGCATCGCTCAAGAAGCCCTGACCTTTGACGACGTTCTCCTGCTCCCCGCGCACTCCGCCGTCCTGCCGCGGGATGTTGACCTCAGCACCCAGCTGACCCGTGGTATCCGTCTGCGCGCGCCTATCGTCTCCGCCGCGATGGATACCGTCACCGAGGCCCGGTTGGCCATCGCGTTGGCCGAGCAGGGTGGTATCGGCATTGTCCACAAGAACATGACCGTGGCGCAGCAGGCCAACGAGGTGCGCCGGGTCAAGAAGTTCGAGAGCGGGGTGATCAAGGAGCCCATTACCGTATCCCCTCGCACCACCATCCGCGAGGTGTTGGAGCTGACGCGGGCCAATGGTATCTCCGGCGTGCCCGTGGTGGACGGTGAGGACCTGGTGGGTATCGTCACCAGCCGCGATCTGCGCTTCGAGACCCGCCTGGACGAACCGGTCTCGGTGGCGATGACCCCGCGCGAGCGACTGGTCACGGTGACCGAGGGCGCCGATCGCGAGGAGATCCTCAGCAAGCTGCACGGAAACCGCATCGAGAAGGTGTTGGTGGTGGACGATGCCTTCCACCTGCGGGGCATGGTCACGGTCAAGGATATCCAGAAGGCCAAGGATTACCCGAACGCCAGTAAGGACGAGCACGGCCGCCTGCGGGTGGGCGCCGCAGTGGGTACTGGCGGCGATACCGAGGAACGGCTGGCCGCGCTGGTGGAGGCCGGGGTGGACGTGGTGGTGGTGGATACCGCGCACGGCCACTCCCAGGGCGTGCTCAACCGGGTGCGGTGGATCAAACAGCACTATCCCGACCTCCAGGTGATTGGGGGGAACATCGCCACTGCCCAGGCGGCGCTCGATCTCAAGGAGGCGGGTGTGGACGCGGTCAAGGTCGGTATCGGCCCGGGCTCCATCTGTACCACCCGGGTGGTGGCCGGGGTGGGCGTCCCGCAGATCACCGCGATCTCCAACGTGGCCGAGGCCCTGGCGGGTACCGACATCCCCCTGATTGCCGACGGCGGCGTGCGCTTTTCCGGCGATATGGCCAAGGCCCTGGCGGCCGGTGCCTATTGCGTGATGGTGGGGAGCCTGCTGGCCGGCACCGAAGAGGCACCGGGTGAGGTGGAGCTCTATCAGGGACGCTCCTACAAATCCTACCGCGGGATGGGGTCGCTGGGCGCCATGTCCCAGAGCCAGGGCTCGGCCGACCGCTATTTCCAGGACCCCACCGCCAACGTGGACAAGCTGGTGCCCGAGGGCATCGAGGGCCGGGTGCCCTATAAGGGTTCCATGGTCACCATCGTCCACCAGTTGCTGGGGGGGATCCGCGCCAGCATGGGTTATGTGGGCTGCGCCAGCATTGAGGAGATGCGGACCCGGCCGGAGTTCGTGCGCATCACCAACGCCGGTATGCGCGAGAGCCATGTGCACGACGTGAGTATCACCAAAGAGGCGCCCAACTACCGCGTGGGCTGA